CCGTCCTCGTCCTCTTCGTGCTCAACACGGCAGCGCTACTGGCCCGGGGCCTGCCCGAGAACGCCACGACCCAGCGGTTCGCCCCCGCCTGGCTGGCTGCCGGCGTCCTCGCGGCGGCCACCCTGATCGGTGTCAGCAGCAGTGGCACGGGCTACCTCTTCGCCTTCCTCCTCACCGGTCACATCGGATACCGGCTGGAGACCAGGTGGGCCCTGGCCCTCGCAGGACTCTGCAGCGCCCTCTGCGCCGGCGTCCTGTACCTCCACCTCGGGCCGGGAGGTCAGGAACTGCCCTGGGTACTCGGCCTCGCCACCGGCGCACCCGTCCTGATCGGCATCCTGAACCGCAGTCAGCGCCAGGCCGTACGGGCGGCGATCGCAGCGTCCGAGGCGGCCGAACGCGCCGCCCGGGCCGAGGCGCGGACGGCCGTGCTGAGCGAACGCGGCCGGATCGCGCGGGACGTGCACGACGTACTGGCGCACTCGCTGGCCGGGATCAACATGCAGCTGGAACTGACCGACGCGCTGATCGACACCGGCGACCTCGAGAAGGTCCGGGAGGCCAACTCCAAGGCTCACGCCCTGGTCAGGGAGAGCCTGAAGCAGGCGCAGTGGACCGTGCACGCGCTGCGCGAGGACGCGCTGCCGCTCGTGGAGAGCCTGGCCGCGATGGTCGAATCCTCGGGTCACCACGACGCCCTCACGGTCATCGGCACGGCCCGTGAGCTCCCGGCCCACGTGACCCAGAACCTGCTGCGGATCGCCCAGGAGGCACTGACCAACGCCGCCCGGCACGCGCCCGGAGGAGACGCCGGCGTGGAGCTGAGGTTCGCCGCGGCGTCGACGACGCTGACGGTCCGCAACCGCCCCGGCACCCGCGAGGCGCACGCGGGGCCCGGCAGCGGGATGGGGCTGATCGGAATGCGCGAACGCGTCGCGCTCCTGGACGGAACCGTCACGGCGGGACCGGTCACCGAAGGGCCGGACCGGGGCGGCTGGCACGTGGAGGCAGTGATCCCGGGATGAGCGAACCGACCGAAGAGCAGCAGAAGGTGAGGGTGGTCGTCGCCGACGACCAGGCCGCCGTCCGGGAGCCGCTCGCCGCGGTGCTCGGCCTGTCCGGGGACATCGAGGTCGTCGCGGCCGCCGCGGACGGGACCGAGGTGCTGACGGCCGTCGCCGCCGGGCCCGTGGACGTGGTCCTGATGGACCTGAGGATGCCGGTCATGGACGGGATCGAGACGACCCGCCGCCTGAGCGAGCAGTACCCGCAGGTGGCCGTGGTGGTCCTCACCACGTTCGCCGACGACGACTCGATCCTGGGCGCACTGGGCGCGGGAGCCCGCGGGTACCTGACCAAGAACGCGGGACGCCAGGACATCACCCGGGCCATCCGGGCCGCTGCGGCCGGCCAGTCCGTGCTCGACCGCGAGGTGCAGGACCGGCTGCTCGCCTCCGCCAGGAGCACGAACACGAAGGCCTCCGAACCGGGACCCGCCATGCCGGAGGACCTCACTCCCCGCGAGCGCGAGGTGCTCGCGCTGATCGGCCAGGGCCTGCCCAACCGGGGGATCGCCGAGAGGCTCTTCATCAGCGAGGCCACCGTCAAGACCCACATCAACAACCTGTTCGCCAAAGCGGGCATCCGCGACCGGGCGGCCGCCGTCCGGCGCGCCATCGAGGCGGGTCTGGCCTGACGCCGTCGCGTCCCTCCTTCCCGGGGCGTCTGCGGGCGCCCCGTCCACGAGCGGGCTTCCACGGGTGGCATACCGGTGGAAGCACGCTCGAAGCCCGCTGCAAGCCATGCCGCAACCCTGTTCACGCCCTTTACCTGCTGGTAACTTGCGGCGCGGTTACCACTGGTAACGCATATCCCCCTGTGATCCATCAAGCGAATCCGAGGGACTCATGCACCGCATCGCCATGGGGAAGCTGGCAACCGCACTGGCCACCACACTGGCCGTCACCGCCGTGACGGCCTCTACTGCCACCGCCGCCCCTGCCGGCCCTGCCACCACCACCGCCTCACCGACGGCGGCGGCCGCGGCGGACGACCCGTTCTACACCTACGACGGCAGCACGCCCTTGTCCTCGTACGCACCCGGCACCGTGCTCAAGACCCGGACGCTGCAGTACCACGTCGTCGGCATCCCGACGCCGGTCAAGGCGATCCAGCTGCTCTTCCGCACCGTGGACGCACAGGGCCGCCCGTCCGCCGGGGTGACCTCGGTCGTGCGCAGCCTCACCGGGGACGGCAGCAGAGCCGTGTCGTACCAGTCGTTCTACGATTCCCTCAACCCGGCGGACTCGCCGTCCCGGGCCATCGCGGGCGACGTCTCGCTCGGGGGCCTGATCGCGAACGGCGAGTCCCTCCTCCTGGTGCCCCTGCTGCTGTCGGGCTACGACGTCATCATCCCGGACACCGAGGGACAGAGCGCCGACTTCGCGGCCGGACCGGAGTACGGGACCACCACCCTGGACTCGATCCGGGCCGCGAGCCGCTCCCCGGAGACCGGCCTGAACTCCGCCACCCGGATCGGCCTGGCCGGCTATTCGGGCGGGGCCATCGCCACCCACTGGGCGGCCGCCCTCGCGCCGGGGTACGCGCCGGACGTCGACCGGAGACTCGTGGGCTACGCCGAGGGCGGGCTGCTCGTCGCCCCCGCGCACAACCTCAAGTACGTGAGCGGCAGCACGATCTGGGCCGGTGTCGCGCCCATGGCCGTCCTCGGGGCCGCACGCTCCTACGACATCGACTTCGCGCCCTACCTCAACAGCTACGGCGCGCAGGTGTTCAAGGAGCTCGAACGCGGGTCGATCATCAACGCCCTCGGCCAGTACCCGGGACTGACGTGGAAGAAGATGGTGAAGCCGCAGTACGCGAACCCGAACTCGGTGCCCGCCTTCGTCGAGGCGGTGAACAAGCTCAACCTCGGCTCGGCCCCCACCCCGAGCGCCCCCGGGTTCATCGTGCAGGGCGGCGGGGGCGTCCTGGAGGGCACCTTCAGCAACCTCCCGGGCATCGGACGCGGTGACGGGGTCATGGTCGCGGGAGACGTGCGCGCGCTGGCCCGGCAGTACTGCGACAAGGGCAACACCTCGCTCAAGTACACGCAGTACGACCTGCTCAGCCATGTCGGCGCCGCCGTGCCGTGGGCGCCTTCCGCGCTGGGCTGGCTGAACGACAGGTTCGCGGGCAAGGCGGCCCCGTCCGACTGCGGCCGGATCCCTGCGGGCAACTCGCTCGCACCGGAGGTGGCCACGACGGCGCCCTAGCGGGCCCGTCGCGTCACGCGGCAGCGGGAGGGGCGACGAGCCGAGAGACGGTCCGTCACCCCTCCCGCGGCGGCCGTCGGTCGGCAACGATTCCATTCCGCCGGAGGTAATCCGGCCAAAGGACTACCGGCGCGATGCGACATGTGAAATTTTACATGTCACACATCAGTCGCCCGTGTATCCCAGCACGCGGCCACAACGGCCCCGGAGGCCCCCGCAGATGCATCCCTTCCGGATATCGAAGGCCACTACGCGCAGACTTCCCGCGCTGGGCGCAGCCGCCTTCCTTGCGCTCGGCCTGCTCGCGCCCCACAGTCAGGCCGCCTCCGCCGGCGCCACGCCCCCGGCCGGTGCGTACGCACGGGGAACCGCGGCCCCGGCGCCGCGGTCGATCCCGGTCCCCAAGTCGCCCGATGCGATGAGCAAGAGCTCGCGTTTCCGGATCTCCTCGCAGGACAGTGCCGAGGAGTCCGCCACCGCACCCGCCCCGACCGTCGAGCCCGTACGGCCGGCCAAGTCCGGCAAGGACGGCCGGCAGTCCTCGGCCGCTGCCGGGGACGAGTGCGGCGACCTCTCCGGCGTGATCAACGCGACCGGCAGCACCCTGGTCCAGCAGCTCAAGGCACTCCCCCGGATCACCTGTACGTACCCGCTGTTCAGCCTCACCGGTGAGAACGCGCGCAAGGCCTTCAACGAAGCCCAGATGGTGACCGTCGCGAACGCGCTGCGCGATGCCTCGGCGACCTATTCGGGCGGCAACAGTGCCTCCGTCGGGCAGTTGGTGCTGTTCCTGCGGGCCGGGTACTACGTGCAGGACAACAACGGGGACGTCGTCGGCCCCTACGGCACGGCGCTCGACGGTGCCGCGCGCGGCGCGCTGGACGCCTTCTTCGCCTCCCCGCGCAGCAAGGACGTCACGGACGCCAACGGCGAGATCCTCAACGAGGTCGTCACCCTGATCGACAGCACCCACGCCGCCGGCCGCTACGCCGGCGTCGTCAAGTGGATGCTCGGCAGCTACGACGGCACGTGGCCCGGCCAGATGAACCTCGCGATGCAGCACGTCGAGTGGGTCGTCGAGAACGGCTTCAAGGCCAAGAACGACGACCGCGGCTGGCGGGCCGCCCTCAAGGCGGACCCCACCATCCTCAACACCTGGGCAGGCTTCATCACGCGCAACGAAGCGCAGCTGAACCGCCTGGACGTCGTCAGCAACGTCGGTCGCTTCCTCGGCTACGCCCTGGACGTCCCCGAGCTCAAGGAGCGGCTCCGGCCGCTGCTCAAGGACCTGATCAACCGTTACCCGAACGTCGGCCCCACCGCGCCGATCACCATGAACCTGGGCTGGTACACGCGCCAGTACGACCG
This genomic interval from Streptomyces sp. NBC_00193 contains the following:
- a CDS encoding histidine kinase codes for the protein MPPRESPPSPGTAASPEAAQRPVPGQDPRVRWAMTLAVIAVGVVTIRPMGFSGQGLAVLVLFVLNTAALLARGLPENATTQRFAPAWLAAGVLAAATLIGVSSSGTGYLFAFLLTGHIGYRLETRWALALAGLCSALCAGVLYLHLGPGGQELPWVLGLATGAPVLIGILNRSQRQAVRAAIAASEAAERAARAEARTAVLSERGRIARDVHDVLAHSLAGINMQLELTDALIDTGDLEKVREANSKAHALVRESLKQAQWTVHALREDALPLVESLAAMVESSGHHDALTVIGTARELPAHVTQNLLRIAQEALTNAARHAPGGDAGVELRFAAASTTLTVRNRPGTREAHAGPGSGMGLIGMRERVALLDGTVTAGPVTEGPDRGGWHVEAVIPG
- a CDS encoding response regulator transcription factor: MSEPTEEQQKVRVVVADDQAAVREPLAAVLGLSGDIEVVAAAADGTEVLTAVAAGPVDVVLMDLRMPVMDGIETTRRLSEQYPQVAVVVLTTFADDDSILGALGAGARGYLTKNAGRQDITRAIRAAAAGQSVLDREVQDRLLASARSTNTKASEPGPAMPEDLTPREREVLALIGQGLPNRGIAERLFISEATVKTHINNLFAKAGIRDRAAAVRRAIEAGLA
- a CDS encoding lipase family protein; its protein translation is MGKLATALATTLAVTAVTASTATAAPAGPATTTASPTAAAAADDPFYTYDGSTPLSSYAPGTVLKTRTLQYHVVGIPTPVKAIQLLFRTVDAQGRPSAGVTSVVRSLTGDGSRAVSYQSFYDSLNPADSPSRAIAGDVSLGGLIANGESLLLVPLLLSGYDVIIPDTEGQSADFAAGPEYGTTTLDSIRAASRSPETGLNSATRIGLAGYSGGAIATHWAAALAPGYAPDVDRRLVGYAEGGLLVAPAHNLKYVSGSTIWAGVAPMAVLGAARSYDIDFAPYLNSYGAQVFKELERGSIINALGQYPGLTWKKMVKPQYANPNSVPAFVEAVNKLNLGSAPTPSAPGFIVQGGGGVLEGTFSNLPGIGRGDGVMVAGDVRALARQYCDKGNTSLKYTQYDLLSHVGAAVPWAPSALGWLNDRFAGKAAPSDCGRIPAGNSLAPEVATTAP